The following proteins are co-located in the Flectobacillus major DSM 103 genome:
- a CDS encoding alkaline phosphatase family protein, with protein sequence MKKILSLLVLSCWCLASLAQNNTKPYVVMVSFDGFRYDYINKYPVKHIKKFIKKGAAAEVMYPSYPSKTFPNHYTLVTGLYPDHHGLIDNTFYDQGRDTFYSIRQRDKVEDSYYYGGLPIWQLVQQNGMKAASYFWVGSEAKIAGEYPSYYHRFDDKVPHPTRVQAVFDWLNLPEAERPHLMTIYFSMVDTQGHEYGPNSPETRAAVMEADSLVGMLMNGLKKIKLPVNVILTADHGMYEMQNRPETFIIADNFLEGLHKEDFLFVNNSTHGNIFLKNKAKEDEIYNAIVAKQNHFKIYKKADIPESLHFNTNARIGDMLLVVEPGYGFYNKESLAKKPEKRKVWGVHGFDPNVTPEMGAIFYANGPNIKKGVKIAPFQNIHVYPFVAQLLGISTPPIDGDPKVLEGIIKK encoded by the coding sequence ATGAAAAAAATCCTGAGTCTTTTAGTTTTGAGTTGTTGGTGTTTGGCCTCATTGGCTCAAAACAACACCAAACCCTATGTTGTAATGGTATCATTTGATGGCTTTCGCTATGATTATATCAATAAATACCCCGTAAAGCACATCAAAAAATTTATCAAAAAAGGAGCTGCCGCAGAGGTAATGTATCCTTCATACCCTAGTAAAACGTTTCCTAATCACTATACCTTAGTAACAGGCTTATATCCAGACCATCATGGTTTGATAGACAATACTTTTTACGACCAAGGGCGTGATACTTTTTATTCTATTCGCCAGCGAGACAAAGTAGAAGACTCCTACTATTATGGGGGCTTGCCTATTTGGCAGCTGGTACAGCAAAATGGCATGAAAGCCGCCTCGTATTTTTGGGTAGGTTCAGAGGCCAAAATTGCGGGCGAGTATCCAAGTTACTATCATCGTTTCGACGACAAAGTACCTCATCCAACACGTGTTCAAGCAGTATTTGACTGGTTGAATTTGCCCGAAGCCGAACGTCCTCATTTAATGACCATTTATTTTTCGATGGTAGATACCCAAGGTCATGAGTATGGCCCTAACTCGCCAGAAACTAGGGCTGCAGTAATGGAAGCCGACAGCTTGGTAGGAATGTTGATGAATGGTTTGAAAAAAATCAAATTGCCAGTCAATGTAATTCTTACAGCCGACCACGGTATGTACGAAATGCAAAATAGACCCGAAACGTTTATTATTGCTGATAATTTTTTAGAAGGCTTACATAAAGAAGATTTCTTGTTTGTTAATAATAGTACGCACGGAAATATCTTTTTGAAAAATAAAGCAAAAGAAGACGAAATCTATAACGCTATTGTAGCCAAACAAAATCATTTTAAAATCTACAAGAAAGCCGATATTCCCGAAAGTTTGCATTTTAATACCAATGCTCGTATTGGAGATATGTTGTTGGTTGTAGAGCCTGGTTATGGTTTTTATAACAAAGAATCTTTAGCCAAAAAACCTGAAAAACGTAAAGTGTGGGGTGTACACGGATTTGACCCTAATGTAACGCCCGAAATGGGAGCTATTTTTTATGCTAATGGCCCTAATATTAAGAAAGGCGTAAAAATTGCACCGTTCCAAAATATTCATGTGTATCCGTTTGTTGCACAGCTTTTGGGTATTAGCACTCCTCCAATCGACGGAGACCCTAAAGTTTTAGAAGGAATAATTAAGAAATAA